In Vicugna pacos chromosome 10, VicPac4, whole genome shotgun sequence, the following proteins share a genomic window:
- the UBQLN3 gene encoding ubiquilin-3, with amino-acid sequence MAKSGEALPQGSPVPVQDPHLIKVTVKTPKDKEDFSVTDTCTIQQLKEEISQRFKAHPDQLILIFAGKILKDPDSLAQCGVQDGLTVHLVIKMQRRTMGTESPAASVPTPAPSSGSLPQPNSIYPTDGPPTFSLGVLTGLSGLGLTSGSFPDQPSSLLWQHVSVSEFVAQIIDNPFIQGLLSNTGLVRQLVLDNPHMQQLIQHNPEIGHILNNPEIMRQTLEFLRNPAMMQEMMRSQDRALSNLESIPGGYNVLRTMYTDIMDPMFNAVQEQFGGNPFATSVAANASSSSSQPSRTENCDPLPNPWASTYTGSGSRRGRRPGDLNVSEIRNRFPNILGNIGLNDYFQQLPQDPQSLGTYLQGIASTFSPSQDLPPPSPPGGSQVPPTSPSGQPIPKESVAIKGKSSCPAFLRYPTESSMRKDGGQSGTGNGSTGHSTNISDLVSGLGNAASRAPFVPSPPSPTAAMAEFPEHAWLPPPGYPRSLRPASMNQTPQLQDEMRWQLPLLLRLQAAMANPRAMHALLQIEQGLQILATEAPCLLLWFMPCLTGLGSMAAGTEPREGALMPEDCLPAPALEVPSAPGSVELGLHSSPFLQMLQSLTGSHPQQRQPETHFQVQLEQLRAMGFLNPEANLQALIATEGDVDAAVEKLRHL; translated from the coding sequence ATGGCCAAAAGTGGAGAGGCCCTGCCTCAGGGCAGCCCAGTGCCGGTCCAGGACCCCCACCTCATCAAGGTGACCGTGAAGACGCCAAAGGACAAGGAGGATTTCTCAGTTACAGACACTTGCACCATCCAGCAGCTGAAGGAAGAGATATCACAGCGCTTTAAGGCCCACCCTGATCAGCTGATCCTAATCTTTGCTGGCAAAATCCTCAAGGACCCTGACTCACTGGCCCAGTGTGGGGTCCAAGATGGCCTCACTGTTCACCTGGTCATCAAAATGCAGCGACGCACCATGGGCACGGAGAGCCCAGCTGCTTCAGTCCCTACCCCAGCCCCAAGCTCTGGATCACTCCCTCAGCCAAACTCCATTTACCCAACAGATGGGCCACCCACCTTTAGCTTAGGTGTCCTCACTGGCCTCAGTGGGCTAGGCCTGACCTCTGGTAGCTTTCCTGACCAGCCAAGCTCACTGCTGTGGCAGCACGTGTCTGTGTCTGAGTTTGTGGCTCAGATCATCGACAACCCCTTTATCCAGGGTCTGCTGTCCAACACAGGCCTGGTGCGCCAGCTGGTTCTTGACAACCCCCATATGCAGCAGCTGATCCAGCACAACCCTGAGATTGGGCATATTCTCAACAACCCTGAAATCATGCGGCAGACCTTGGAGTTTCTACGCAACCCTGCCATGATGCAAGAAATGATGCGGAGCCAGGACCGGGCACTCAGCAACCTGGAGAGCATCCCTGGTGGCTACAATGTGCTCCGTACCATGTACACAGATATCATGGACCCTATGTTTAACGCAGTACAGGAGCAGTTTGGGGGCAATCCCTTTGCTACCTCCGTGGCTGCTaatgccagcagcagcagcagccaaccTTCAAGGACAGAGAACTGtgaccctctccccaacccctgggCTTCCACATACACAGGCTCAGGCAGCAGGCGAGGCAGAAGGCCTGGGGACCTGAATGTATCTGAAATTAGAAATAGGTTTCCCAACATTCTAGGTAATATAGGGCTCAATGACTATTTCCAGCAATTACCCCAGGACCCCCAGTCCCTGGGAACCTATCTGCAGGGGATTGCATCTACTTTCAGCCCAAGCCAAGatctaccaccaccatcaccaccaggaGGAAGCCAAGTTCCTCCAACTTCCCCATCAGGCCAGCCTATCCCCAAGGAGTCAGTAGCAATCAAGGGAAAGTCGTCCTGCCCAGCATTCCTGAGATACCCCACAGAGAGCAGTATGAGAAAAGATGGAGGCCAAAGTGGCACAGGGAATGGCTCCACTGGCCACAGCACCAACATATCTGATCTTGTCTCCGGGCTGGGGAATGCTGCCAGCAGGGCCCCATTTGTTCCTTCACCACCTTCTCCCACAGCAGCTATGGCAGAATTCCCTGAGCATGCCTGGTTGCCCCCACCAGGTTATCCGAGATCTCTGAGGCCAGCCAGCATGAATCAGACCCCACAGCTGCAGGACGAGATGCGCTGGCAGCTGCCGCTGCTGCTACGTCTTCAGGCAGCCATGGCCAACCCTCGTGCCATGCATGCCCTGCTGCAGATTGAGCAGGGTCTGCAGATCCTGGCTACTGAAGCACCTTGCCTCCTGCTCTGGTTCATGCCTTGCCTCACAGGTTTGGGAAGCATGGCAGCAGGTACCGAGCCCAGAGAGGGTGCCCTCATGCCTGAAGATTGCCTTCCAGCCCCAGCTCTTGAGGTTCCCTCAGCTCCAGGCTCTGTGGAGCTGGGCCTCCATTCCAGTCCCTTCCTCCAGATGTTGCAATCCCTCACTGGCTCCCATCCCCAGCAGCGGCAGCCCGAGACTCACTTCCAGGTACAGCTTGAGCAACTGCGGGCCATGGGCTTTCTGAATCCTGAAGCCAATCTCCAGGCCCTCATTGCCACAGAGGGTGATGTGGATGCTGCTGTGGAGAAGCTGAGGCATTTGTAG
- the LOC102529130 gene encoding ubiquilin-4-like, with product MAQAREEAGEGQLVSGWEPPSRIIRVSVKTPQDCQEFMMEENSSIHHFKKQISKRLHCDSDRLVLIFTGKILRDQDILSQRGILDGTTVHLVVRSRVKGTQPGPGALPGPTGHCAHHSEPSTSESAGMLARLGRLAQGSPDLADLLGQLAQLLLIAPEAVVQLSEDPMVQGLVSEKLANASHIPDSSKPVHKPEPALKALENLQNPAQPPELLQADKWGLEALKAVPGGDNATHPVCSDIQHLMLSTLASLAASKGHGPSSEPSRGGANPHSSTNTNATTIPTAAAPARPPAQEVRVGVVAQVRGMVSNQANSGCRTGMSDLNLGQDLSSQESQQPIGKATPASQLRPSPSALRRALHVLQQNPALLRQLVTDSPLRHHMPLLPILTNPQALQALIQIEKGLQILSREVPGLGPCLWGPGRPYGARGAPETRGGGQGHRADPVQPTLAVLQLLHALANACSQSTQSSLSSCPLADSCYQQGLEHLKAMGFANRDANLQALVATGGDIHAAIERLLGVPEA from the coding sequence ATGGCACAGGCTAGAGAAGAAGCAGGGGAAGGTCAGCTGGTGTCTGGTTGGGAGCCACCATCACGCATTATCAGAGTGTCTGTCAAGACCCCACAGGACTGCCAGGAATTTATGATGGAGGAGAACAGCAGCATCCACCACTTTAAGAAGCAGATCTCCAAACGCCTTCACTGTGACTCTGACAGACTGGTGCTCATCTTCACAGGAAAAATCCTCCGGGATCAAGACATACTGAGTCAGCGAGGCATCCTTGATGGCACTACAGTCCACTTGGTAGTGAGGTCTCGTGTGAAAGGAACTCAGCCCGGTCCCGGCGCTCTGCCAGGTCCCACTGGACACTGTGCCCATCATTCTGAACCATCCACCTCGGAGAGTGCTGGGATGCTAGCCAGGCTGGGCCGGCTGGCCCAGGGCTCTCCTGATCTGGCGGACCTCCTTGGCCAGCTAGCGCAACTCCTGTTGATTGCGCCCGAGGCCGTGGTGCAGCTCTCGGAAGACCCTATGGTTCAAGGCCTGGTAAGTGAGAAGCTAGCCAATGCCAGCCACATTCCTGACTCCTCAAAGCCAGTACACAAACCTGAGCCGGCTCTTAAGGCTCTGGAAAACTTGCAGAACCCGGCCCAGCCACCGGAACTCCTGCAGGCAGACAAGTGGGGACTGGAGGCCTTGAAGGCAGTGCCAGGTGGTGACAATGCCACACATCCAGTCTGCTCTGATATCCAGCACCTCATGCTCTCCACTCTGGCCTCACTGGCTGCTTCCAAAGGCCATGGCCCAAGTTCAGAGCCCAGCAGAGGGGGCGCCAATCCTCACAGCAGTACTAACACAAACGCCACCACCATCCCCACAGCCGCTGCACCTGCCAGGCCACCGGCACAGGAGGTCAGAGTAGGAGTCGTTGCTCAAGTCAGGGGCATGGTCTCAAACCAGGCCAATTCAGGCTGCAGGACTGGGATGTCGGACTTAAATTTGGGCCAGGATCTTTCCTCCCAGGAGAGCCAACAGCCCATAGGGAAAGCCACACCAGCCAGTCAGCTGAGACCTTCACCCTCTGCCTTGCGCAGAGCTCTGCATGTCCTGCAGCAGAATCCAGCTCTGCTGCGCCAGCTGGTGACCGACAGCCCCCTGCGACACCATATGCCACTGCTTCCCATACTCACCAACCCACAGGCACTGCAGGCATTGATCCAGATAGAAAAGGGCCTGCAGATACTGTCCAGGGAGGTGCCTGGGTTGGGACCTTGTTTATGGGGTCCAGGTAGACCATATGGGGCTAGAGGAGCTCCTGAAACTAGGGGTGGAGGacaaggtcacagagcagaccCTGTGCAACCCACACTGGCCGTTCTTCAGCTCCTCCATGCACTGGCCAATGCTTGCTCCCAGTCTACCCAGTCCTCCCTGTCCTCGTGCCCCCTCGCTGACAGCTGCTACCAGCAAGGACTGGAGCATCTGAAGGCCATGGGCTTTGCTAATCGTGATGCCAATCTTCAGGCCCTGGTGGCCACAGGTGGAGACATCCATGCTGCCATTGAGAGGCTGCTGGGGGTACCAGAGGCCTAG